In the Actinomycetes bacterium genome, one interval contains:
- a CDS encoding bifunctional glutamine-synthetase adenylyltransferase/deadenyltransferase, whose amino-acid sequence LIKVRPVAGDGGLGARFCAAAAARTWPERLGADTVAAVRRMKARVESERLPAGTDPRLHLKLGPGGLADVEWTTQLLQLRFGRERPAVRVPGTLPAIVALAEAGALGAREAAWLAEAYRFCLRVRNAAYLVAGRPVESLPTDPGSLERLARAMGEPPPGRQRLLESYRRVTRRARRVVMARFWGDPE is encoded by the coding sequence TTGATCAAGGTGCGGCCGGTGGCGGGGGATGGGGGGTTGGGGGCGCGGTTTTGTGCGGCGGCGGCGGCGCGGACGTGGCCGGAGCGGTTGGGTGCTGACACGGTCGCGGCGGTCCGCCGCATGAAAGCCAGAGTCGAGTCGGAGCGCCTGCCGGCCGGGACCGACCCCCGCCTGCACCTGAAGCTCGGGCCGGGCGGCCTGGCCGACGTGGAGTGGACCACGCAGCTCCTGCAGCTCCGGTTCGGCAGGGAGCGGCCAGCGGTGCGGGTCCCGGGCACCCTGCCCGCCATCGTCGCCCTTGCCGAGGCGGGCGCGCTGGGTGCCCGGGAGGCCGCCTGGCTTGCCGAAGCCTACCGCTTCTGCCTGCGGGTCCGGAACGCCGCCTACCTGGTCGCCGGCCGGCCGGTGGAGTCCCTGCCCACCGACCCCGGCTCGCTCGAACGCCTGGCCAGGGCGATGGGGGAGCCCCCGCCCGGCCGCCAGCGGCTGCTCGAGTCCTACCGGCGGGTCACCCGGCGGGCCAGGCGGGTGGTGATGGCCCGCTTCTGGGGCGACCCCGAGTGA